A portion of the Misgurnus anguillicaudatus chromosome 16, ASM2758022v2, whole genome shotgun sequence genome contains these proteins:
- the gjb1b gene encoding connexin 31.7 — protein MNWGSFYGVISGVNRHSTGIGRIWLSVIFIFRILVLVVAAESVWGDEKSGFTCNTQQPGCNSVCYDQFFPISHIRLWALQLILVSTPALLVAMHVAHRRHVEKKILKISGRVSAKDFEDIKRQKFKITGALWWTYMVSIIFRVIFEMVFLYIFYTIYPDIKMVRLVKCDSYPCPNTVDCFVSRPTEKTIFTIFMLAVSGVCVLLNIAEVVYLIGGACIRYFHGAASETKRPWLTKKLASYKQNEINQLISEHSFKPRLNAGRRSATDKGERCSAF, from the coding sequence ATGAATTGGGGATCATTTTATGGTGTGATCAGTGGTGTGAATAGACACTCTACCGGCATTGGGCGCATTTGGCTGTCCGTCATATTCATCTTCCGCATCTTGGTGCTGGTGGTGGCAGCTGAGAGCGTGTGGGGGGACGAGAAGTCCGGCTTTACCTGTAACACCCAGCAGCCCGGCTGCAACAGCGTGTGCTATGACCAGTTCTTTCCAATATCACACATTCGCCTCTGGGCCCTGCAGCTCATACTGGTGTCCACGCCGGCTCTGCTGGTCGCCATGCATGTTGCCCATCGTCGTCATGTGGAGAAAAAGATTCTCAAAATATCTGGGCGGGTTAGTGCGAAAGACTTTGAAGACATCAAGAGGCAGAAGTTTAAGATCACAGGTGCCCTTTGGTGGACTTACATGGTAAGCATAATTTTCCGCGTTATTTTTGAGATGGTTTTCttgtacattttttatacaATCTATCCAGACATCAAGATGGTGCGTCTTGTGAAGTGCGATTCCTACCCCTGTCCAAATACAGTGGATTGTTTTGTGTCCCGTCCAACAGAGAAGACCATTTTTACTATCTTCATGCTGGCAGTGTCTGGAGTTTGTGTTTTGCTGAACATTGCAGAGGTTGTTTATTTAATAGGCGGTGCATGTATCAGATACTTTCACGGAGCAGCTAGTGAAACAAAAAGACCTTGGCTCACTAAAAAACTGGCCTCCTACAAGCAGAACGAAATAAATCAGCTGATATCAGAGCACTCATTCAAACCCAGATTAAATGCAGGCCGTAGATCTGCTACGGACAAGGGGGAGCGCTGCTCTGCTTTCTAA